One Spirochaeta africana DSM 8902 genomic window carries:
- a CDS encoding adenylosuccinate synthase, with amino-acid sequence MNLVVIGTQWGDEGKGKIVDYLSEQAAGIIRYSGGANAGHTIVHGDTTYKLHLIPSGVIYSHTQVVLGTGMVIDLESLKKELATLTEQGIEWEGRLFISDRAHIVLPSYKKMDVEIDKQRARPIGTTGRGIGVTYAKKASRDGFRVADLLSPAADSWIKELNQEDQSYVIAMREFIRPMVIDLTEFNRDLDGKKVLLEGAQGALLDLDTGTYPFVSSGISSAAGAAVGSGFGPRDIHGVLGVCKAYSTRVGNGPFPSQFNTDTEGELEKHVREVGREYGVTTGRVRRCGYLDLVALRYTCRVNSVDQLALTHLDVYDGIEELQVCIGYEIDGQRIEHFPADVAALEKARPINTTLPGWKESVAEVRDFEKLPANAKRYIAFIEDFVQTPVSIVSVGYERKQTFVRSSPWKQ; translated from the coding sequence GTGAATTTAGTTGTAATTGGAACCCAGTGGGGCGATGAGGGCAAGGGCAAGATTGTGGATTATCTGTCCGAGCAGGCCGCCGGCATTATCCGCTACTCCGGCGGGGCCAACGCCGGACACACCATCGTGCATGGCGACACCACCTACAAGCTGCACCTTATACCATCCGGCGTGATCTATTCACACACCCAGGTGGTCCTGGGAACCGGCATGGTAATCGACCTGGAGTCGCTCAAGAAAGAGCTGGCCACCCTCACCGAGCAGGGCATCGAATGGGAGGGCCGACTGTTTATCTCCGACCGGGCTCATATCGTCCTGCCGTCATACAAAAAGATGGATGTCGAGATCGACAAACAGCGGGCTCGCCCGATAGGCACTACCGGCCGCGGAATCGGGGTGACCTATGCCAAGAAGGCCTCCCGCGACGGCTTCCGGGTCGCCGATCTGCTGAGCCCGGCTGCTGACAGCTGGATCAAGGAGCTTAACCAGGAAGACCAGAGCTATGTCATTGCCATGCGCGAGTTCATTCGCCCGATGGTAATCGACCTGACCGAGTTTAACCGCGATCTGGACGGCAAGAAGGTCCTGCTGGAAGGAGCCCAGGGTGCGCTGCTGGACCTGGATACCGGCACCTATCCCTTTGTCTCCTCCGGTATCAGCAGCGCCGCCGGCGCCGCGGTGGGCAGCGGGTTCGGACCGCGCGACATCCACGGGGTACTCGGGGTATGCAAGGCCTACTCGACCCGGGTCGGCAACGGTCCCTTTCCCAGCCAGTTCAACACCGACACCGAGGGTGAGCTGGAGAAGCATGTCCGTGAGGTCGGGCGCGAGTACGGGGTTACCACCGGCCGGGTACGCCGCTGCGGCTACCTGGACCTGGTCGCCCTGCGCTACACCTGCCGGGTCAACTCGGTTGATCAGCTGGCCCTGACCCACCTGGATGTCTACGACGGGATCGAGGAACTTCAGGTCTGTATCGGCTACGAGATCGACGGGCAGCGCATCGAGCATTTCCCTGCCGACGTTGCCGCCCTGGAAAAGGCCAGACCGATCAATACCACCCTGCCGGGCTGGAAAGAGTCGGTGGCCGAGGTGCGCGATTTCGAAAAGCTGCCGGCCAACGCCAAGCGCTACATCGCCTTTATCGAGGACTTTGTACAGACCCCGGTCTCGATCGTGTCGGTCGGCTATGAACGCAAACAGACCTTCGTCCGCAGCAGCCCCTGGAAGCAGTAA
- the guaB gene encoding IMP dehydrogenase yields MEAMKIHEQLSYDDVLLLPSYSDFLPHEADVATEIIPGIKLKVPIVSAAMDTVTEDRLAIALALQGGAGVIHRNLTPRDQAQQVANVKRYLNYVIDNPLTVAPDQTIEDVWNVMQENSISGLPVVENEKLVGIITSRDMRFCKDYKLRVKDVMTPDPVVEVGTPKIESARDKFNTHKIEKLPVVDEQGRLTGLITVKDMEKHDKYPHAATDEAGRLLVGAAISPVDLQRRLPLLQQARVDFVVLDTAHGESKNVVDAIKTIKAEYEVPVIGGNVATAEGAERLIKAGADAIKVGVGPGSICTTRIVAGIGVPQFSAVIDACLAARKHNVPVIADGGIKYSGDIVKAIGAGAAAVMVGNLFAGMKESPGREIIYEGRIFKAYRGMGSIASIRKGSGDRYQMNEGDEPVPEGVEGRVPYKGELAPYVHQLVTGLKKGMGYTGCRNLTELRNYGKFVRITAAGMRESHAHDVVITQEPPNYSR; encoded by the coding sequence ATGGAAGCAATGAAAATTCATGAACAGCTCAGCTACGATGATGTACTGCTGCTGCCCTCATACAGCGATTTTCTGCCGCACGAGGCCGATGTCGCCACCGAGATAATTCCTGGAATCAAGCTTAAGGTGCCGATTGTATCGGCCGCCATGGACACCGTTACCGAGGATCGCTTGGCGATTGCCCTGGCACTCCAGGGCGGCGCCGGGGTTATCCACCGGAATCTGACCCCGCGCGACCAGGCACAGCAGGTGGCCAACGTAAAGCGTTATCTGAACTACGTTATCGACAACCCGCTGACCGTTGCCCCCGATCAGACCATCGAGGACGTCTGGAATGTGATGCAGGAAAACTCCATATCCGGGCTGCCGGTAGTGGAGAACGAGAAACTGGTTGGCATCATAACCTCGCGTGACATGCGCTTCTGCAAGGACTACAAGCTGCGGGTCAAGGACGTAATGACCCCGGACCCCGTGGTCGAGGTCGGCACCCCCAAGATCGAAAGCGCCCGCGACAAGTTCAATACCCACAAGATCGAGAAACTGCCGGTGGTAGATGAGCAGGGCCGGCTCACCGGGCTTATCACCGTCAAGGACATGGAAAAGCACGACAAATATCCCCATGCCGCCACCGACGAAGCCGGCCGACTGCTGGTCGGGGCTGCCATATCCCCGGTCGATCTTCAGCGCCGCCTGCCGCTGCTGCAGCAAGCCCGGGTGGACTTTGTAGTGCTGGACACCGCCCATGGCGAAAGCAAGAACGTAGTCGATGCCATCAAAACCATCAAGGCCGAGTATGAGGTGCCGGTGATCGGCGGCAACGTCGCCACCGCCGAGGGCGCCGAGCGCCTGATCAAGGCCGGCGCTGATGCGATAAAGGTGGGGGTTGGCCCGGGATCAATCTGCACTACCCGGATTGTAGCCGGTATCGGGGTGCCGCAGTTCTCGGCAGTGATCGATGCCTGCCTGGCTGCCAGAAAACATAACGTCCCGGTAATCGCCGACGGCGGGATCAAGTACAGTGGCGACATCGTCAAGGCCATCGGGGCCGGCGCTGCCGCTGTCATGGTGGGCAACCTCTTTGCCGGGATGAAGGAAAGCCCCGGTCGCGAGATTATCTACGAGGGCCGGATCTTCAAGGCCTATCGCGGCATGGGCTCGATTGCCTCTATCCGCAAAGGCTCGGGCGACCGCTATCAGATGAACGAAGGCGACGAGCCGGTTCCGGAAGGCGTAGAGGGGCGTGTCCCCTACAAGGGTGAACTGGCCCCCTACGTGCATCAGCTGGTCACCGGCCTCAAAAAGGGCATGGGCTATACCGGCTGTCGTAATCTTACGGAATTGCGGAACTACGGAAAGTTCGTTAGAATCACCGCGGCTGGTATGCGGGAAAGCCACGCGCATGATGTGGTGATCACCCAGGAACCGCCGAACTACTCTCGTTAA
- a CDS encoding lyase family protein, protein MLERNLFANLSPLDHRYYLSNRDVFERLSQHLSENGSVGYLVRVEAALLESVLEELGIWSESHAAAIAGLEQAVSPEAVAAEEEKTQHNIRALVHVIKQQLPDEIAQYVHVGATSVDILDTANALKIRGAVRKVILPELVKLQQQLVRLAAEHADTVQVGRTHGQYAVPVTFGFAIAEYASRLGKAIIEIETRSTQLRGKIAGAVGAYNAISMVSTDPQGFEQRVLGRLQIEASEHSTQMVEPEYLTRLLVEINIAFGIIANLADDLRNLQRSEIDEVREHFGLSQVGSSTMPQKRNPWNSEHVKSLWKAFAPRIMTVFMDQISEHQRDLSNSASGRFVVDYLAGFTAAVCRMTRVVSGIAVNQAGIQRNLQAAGDSLLAEPAYILLALGGVNHAHEVIRQATLRRQETGETLMSILQEDVDSWGIISDRLEALGIRAEEFFADPAQYTGRAAAKAREIAARHEKLMNELQQRLQQE, encoded by the coding sequence ATGCTGGAACGAAACCTTTTTGCAAATCTTTCACCACTGGATCATCGGTATTATTTAAGTAATCGCGACGTATTCGAGCGCCTGTCGCAGCATCTGAGCGAAAACGGCTCGGTCGGCTATCTGGTGCGTGTCGAGGCCGCTTTGCTGGAAAGTGTCCTCGAGGAGCTGGGTATCTGGAGCGAATCCCACGCCGCGGCAATTGCCGGGCTGGAACAGGCTGTCAGTCCCGAGGCGGTTGCTGCCGAGGAAGAAAAGACCCAACACAACATTCGCGCCCTGGTGCATGTCATCAAACAGCAGTTGCCCGACGAGATCGCCCAGTATGTACATGTCGGCGCAACATCTGTCGACATCCTGGACACCGCTAATGCCCTCAAGATACGCGGGGCGGTACGCAAGGTTATCCTGCCGGAGCTGGTAAAACTGCAGCAGCAGCTGGTCCGCCTGGCCGCCGAGCATGCCGATACCGTGCAGGTCGGCCGTACCCATGGCCAGTACGCGGTACCGGTCACCTTCGGGTTCGCCATTGCCGAGTATGCCTCCCGACTGGGCAAGGCTATAATCGAAATCGAAACCCGTTCTACCCAGCTGCGCGGCAAGATTGCCGGCGCAGTCGGTGCCTACAACGCCATCAGCATGGTTTCTACAGATCCCCAGGGCTTTGAACAGCGGGTGCTGGGAAGGCTGCAGATTGAAGCCTCCGAACACTCGACCCAGATGGTCGAACCCGAATACCTGACCCGCCTGCTGGTCGAGATAAACATCGCCTTCGGGATTATCGCAAACCTGGCAGATGACCTGCGCAATCTGCAGCGTTCCGAGATCGACGAGGTCCGCGAGCACTTCGGCCTGAGCCAGGTCGGATCTTCCACCATGCCGCAGAAGCGCAATCCCTGGAACAGCGAACACGTAAAGAGCCTCTGGAAGGCCTTTGCACCGCGTATCATGACGGTGTTCATGGACCAGATATCCGAGCACCAGCGTGACCTGAGCAACTCTGCCAGCGGTCGCTTCGTGGTGGATTATCTGGCCGGATTTACCGCTGCCGTCTGTCGAATGACCAGGGTTGTCAGCGGGATCGCGGTAAATCAAGCCGGGATTCAGCGCAACCTGCAGGCCGCCGGCGACAGCTTGCTGGCCGAACCGGCCTACATCCTGCTGGCCCTGGGCGGGGTGAATCACGCTCACGAGGTAATCCGGCAGGCAACCCTGCGCCGCCAGGAAACCGGTGAAACCCTGATGTCGATCCTGCAGGAGGATGTCGACAGCTGGGGGATTATCTCCGATCGGCTGGAGGCCCTGGGTATTCGCGCCGAGGAGTTCTTTGCCGATCCCGCGCAGTACACCGGGCGCGCCGCCGCCAAGGCTCGCGAGATAGCCGCCCGACACGAAAAACTGATGAACGAGCTGCAGCAGCGTCTGCAGCAGGAATAG
- a CDS encoding pallilysin-related adhesin: MFELTSARISRRVAMLTAVALLAAVGVLQVGCRLEPDPGATEGSNGSTPGRRIVPRAGEGMILSDTDYEPETDDDDIQPTSSVAIQLPADYLVIDVKDHNIDMDEMDEQIVVFKIQGDETDRIHVLVLDYDFVRGGYAVSWQSPTSSTNSRSVKISAADMTGNGLSEIILFGIDNQGRQTLDVFTAVSDFTGQGLQFEQIFQTAVDGTIDLEDPGRGEEFIAGSDSSEPHRIIVQRQDEQSSNIMDLIFEEHHWNAGTTSYELVEQRRIPGVEMEETQLQQLYSSGATTFENFLEGPWYRTRGGSPGDPDMVLVSFFPRRREIVFLENDMQQVFNWDVSSRTIYRNIRMDVRNQILPSISTFGSVAVTGLETIRLQLQGHNDWDGEYRRLSPSLQNAILEDPNAVGIVRSSEYAGLFQNATGTELLFNGPRFSFRHDGNEYSGGYSLFSFNGRTILELQNVSSFGLPRERFSYSVELTTEESGERIIRRLTMQPVTLRGRDVTPESGETIHLEQIIEQSDEG; encoded by the coding sequence ATGTTTGAACTGACATCTGCCCGAATATCTCGTCGTGTTGCGATGCTCACGGCTGTTGCCCTTCTTGCTGCTGTCGGTGTGCTGCAGGTAGGCTGCCGGCTTGAGCCCGACCCGGGTGCCACCGAGGGGAGTAACGGCAGCACCCCCGGACGCCGTATCGTGCCACGCGCCGGCGAGGGCATGATACTGTCCGATACCGATTATGAGCCGGAAACCGATGACGATGATATCCAGCCTACCAGCTCGGTAGCCATCCAGCTGCCGGCAGACTATCTGGTGATTGATGTCAAGGATCATAACATCGACATGGACGAGATGGATGAACAGATCGTGGTTTTCAAGATCCAGGGAGATGAAACCGATCGCATCCATGTGCTGGTTCTGGACTACGACTTTGTACGCGGGGGCTATGCCGTCAGCTGGCAGTCACCCACCAGCAGTACCAATAGCCGCTCGGTAAAGATATCGGCTGCCGACATGACCGGAAACGGGTTGAGCGAGATCATCCTGTTCGGGATCGACAATCAGGGACGCCAGACCCTGGATGTGTTTACCGCGGTCTCTGATTTTACCGGACAAGGGCTGCAGTTCGAGCAGATATTCCAGACTGCGGTGGATGGCACGATCGACCTGGAAGATCCCGGTCGCGGTGAGGAATTTATTGCCGGCAGTGATTCCAGCGAGCCGCATCGGATTATTGTGCAGCGGCAGGATGAGCAGAGCAGCAACATCATGGACCTGATCTTCGAGGAACATCACTGGAACGCAGGCACCACCAGCTACGAACTGGTAGAGCAACGCCGGATCCCAGGGGTCGAGATGGAAGAGACGCAGCTGCAGCAGCTGTACAGCAGCGGTGCGACAACCTTCGAGAATTTTCTCGAGGGGCCGTGGTATCGTACCCGCGGCGGCAGCCCGGGAGATCCGGATATGGTGCTGGTTTCGTTCTTCCCTCGCCGGCGCGAGATCGTATTCCTGGAAAATGACATGCAGCAGGTCTTTAACTGGGATGTGTCGTCACGAACAATCTATCGAAATATCCGCATGGATGTGCGAAACCAGATCCTGCCATCGATATCGACCTTCGGTTCGGTGGCGGTAACCGGTCTGGAAACGATTCGCCTCCAGCTGCAGGGGCACAACGACTGGGACGGTGAATATCGCCGCCTATCCCCAAGCCTGCAAAATGCGATCCTGGAGGATCCAAACGCGGTTGGCATTGTACGCAGCAGCGAGTATGCCGGATTGTTCCAGAATGCAACCGGCACCGAGCTACTGTTTAACGGGCCACGGTTCAGTTTTCGCCATGATGGCAATGAATATTCCGGCGGCTACAGCCTGTTCAGTTTTAATGGCCGCACCATTCTTGAGCTGCAGAATGTCAGCAGTTTCGGGTTGCCGCGCGAACGATTCTCCTACAGCGTTGAACTGACAACCGAGGAATCGGGTGAACGGATTATCCGGCGTCTGACCATGCAACCAGTCACCCTGCGCGGGCGGGATGTAACCCCCGAAAGTGGAGAAACCATCCATCTTGAACAGATTATCGAACAGTCAGACGAGGGGTGA
- a CDS encoding SPOR domain-containing protein codes for MQTHTTNSGPKRLHNSNQTTSHSVQGSALPVLVWLIAMLVTTVGAAADPLAEVSVPQLSHDLADAEYQDVILLIAAATDLEPYLDGLQRFAEDRDSATERNSIYRDLGMRAYLLGDIEGAARYLAKAHTSTYPDIDSLLLAAHAAYLVGQYDTAQEHIQHILNSSDVTAVRQQALTVLGLMRIAAGHDLAAVSIFEPFRSSPEQVAVPELLYVLVRYELTLDASMRRDPGEYFRVLQDRFPDHPVTELTREFLRSGSRGSDGLVTQMPTPEFFLFAHRTAAAETGPLPDRSAEREGDPRPGADRAAETGGDAAQDTATDAAPEDGPRGIQVGSFGLRENAEHMRTDMEEAGFPVLIEEQQRSDRLYYSVIIPLTGRHAETLADSFGTADQERIYLEIRAAGYDGFRVY; via the coding sequence ATGCAGACACACACAACGAACAGCGGTCCGAAAAGGCTGCACAACAGTAACCAGACGACTTCGCATTCTGTCCAGGGATCAGCCCTGCCGGTTCTGGTGTGGCTGATCGCCATGCTTGTTACGACAGTCGGGGCAGCCGCAGATCCCCTTGCTGAGGTCAGCGTGCCCCAGCTTTCACATGATCTTGCCGATGCCGAGTACCAGGATGTAATCCTCCTGATTGCCGCTGCCACCGATCTGGAACCCTACCTGGACGGTTTGCAGCGGTTTGCAGAGGACAGAGACTCTGCGACAGAGCGTAATTCCATATATCGTGATCTGGGGATGCGGGCCTACCTACTGGGAGACATCGAGGGAGCAGCCCGCTACCTGGCCAAAGCACATACATCCACTTATCCCGATATCGATTCCCTTCTGCTTGCAGCGCACGCGGCTTATCTCGTCGGGCAGTACGACACCGCGCAGGAGCACATCCAGCATATTCTGAACAGTTCTGATGTTACCGCTGTGCGTCAGCAGGCCTTGACCGTCCTCGGGTTGATGCGTATTGCAGCCGGGCATGATCTGGCTGCCGTAAGCATATTTGAGCCGTTTCGCAGCAGCCCCGAGCAGGTGGCAGTCCCGGAGCTGCTGTATGTGCTTGTGCGCTACGAACTTACCCTCGATGCGTCGATGCGCCGCGATCCGGGTGAATACTTCCGGGTGTTGCAGGACCGGTTTCCCGACCATCCAGTAACCGAACTGACCCGTGAATTTTTACGTAGCGGCAGCCGCGGCAGCGACGGGCTGGTTACCCAGATGCCAACACCCGAATTCTTTTTGTTTGCTCATCGGACTGCTGCTGCGGAAACAGGCCCTCTGCCGGATCGCTCAGCTGAACGGGAAGGTGATCCTCGCCCGGGTGCTGATCGCGCGGCAGAGACCGGCGGGGACGCAGCCCAGGACACTGCCACGGACGCAGCACCGGAGGACGGTCCGCGCGGGATTCAGGTTGGATCATTTGGTCTGCGCGAGAATGCCGAACATATGCGGACGGATATGGAGGAGGCCGGTTTTCCGGTGCTTATAGAAGAGCAGCAGCGCAGTGATCGCTTGTATTATTCGGTCATCATACCGCTGACTGGCCGGCATGCGGAAACCCTGGCAGACAGCTTTGGAACTGCGGATCAGGAGCGGATATATCTCGAGATCCGGGCCGCCGGTTACGATGGCTTCCGGGTCTACTAG
- a CDS encoding lipopolysaccharide assembly protein LapA domain-containing protein, translating into MPWRLILFILLLVLIMFFVGYNLDNRSDISVVFYTFQDVPVFFAMFGSFLVGVIIMLPFALGSPFKKKQKTPKQKGRNADTHNEQRSEKAAQQ; encoded by the coding sequence ATGCCATGGCGACTGATTCTGTTCATACTTCTGCTGGTGCTTATCATGTTTTTTGTCGGCTACAATCTGGATAACCGCAGTGATATATCGGTGGTATTCTATACCTTTCAGGACGTGCCGGTCTTTTTTGCAATGTTCGGCTCCTTTCTGGTCGGGGTAATTATTATGCTGCCATTTGCACTGGGGTCCCCCTTCAAGAAGAAGCAAAAAACGCCGAAACAGAAGGGAAGAAATGCAGACACACACAACGAACAGCGGTCCGAAAAGGCTGCACAACAGTAA
- a CDS encoding AICAR transformylase/IMP cyclohydrolase PurH, whose amino-acid sequence MLKDMYKQFAADPFPAEMEIAFRDAAGERIALSYHKVQFDIDGQQLGLRYGENPDQPASLYRLTNGNITLGDVQTVQPGLELSSRPELLQSGKHPSKINITDVDSALQILKYLSHAPACVIMKHNNPSGAAIGSSVEEAFTKALYADRIAAFGGAVAINRTLDKAAAEAIMQGYVEVVAAPEFADGVLEILSRRKNLRVLRIAAMDRLETLIGQPAIELRSLIDGGMVVQTGFQSSILSADDFLPAETSHKGAEYRVERQPTRQELDDMLFGWLVETGVTSNSVIYVKDGATVGIGTGEQDRVGVAEIARDKAYRKLADRYAFLEHGKPVFELSGQELQEVNQRVAAEHGGLKGAVMISDAFFPFRDGAEVGLREGVSAIVQPGGSLRDYEVIQAVNEYQAAMVFTGQRSFRH is encoded by the coding sequence ATGCTGAAAGATATGTACAAACAGTTTGCCGCCGATCCCTTTCCGGCCGAGATGGAGATTGCCTTTCGCGATGCCGCCGGGGAGCGGATAGCACTGAGCTACCACAAGGTGCAGTTCGACATCGATGGTCAGCAGCTTGGACTGCGCTACGGAGAAAATCCGGATCAGCCGGCCTCGCTGTACCGATTGACCAATGGGAACATCACCCTGGGGGATGTGCAGACAGTACAGCCCGGCCTGGAACTCTCCAGCCGTCCCGAGCTGCTGCAGTCCGGCAAACATCCGAGCAAGATCAACATTACCGACGTTGACAGTGCCCTGCAGATCCTGAAATATCTCTCCCATGCACCGGCCTGCGTGATCATGAAACATAATAATCCGAGTGGCGCTGCCATCGGCAGCAGTGTCGAGGAGGCCTTTACCAAGGCCCTGTACGCCGACCGGATTGCTGCCTTCGGCGGTGCAGTAGCGATCAATCGCACTCTGGACAAGGCTGCTGCCGAGGCCATAATGCAGGGGTATGTAGAGGTGGTTGCCGCCCCCGAGTTCGCCGACGGGGTACTGGAAATTCTCTCGCGTCGCAAGAATCTCCGCGTACTGCGGATTGCGGCGATGGACCGGCTGGAGACTCTGATCGGTCAGCCTGCTATCGAGCTGCGCTCTCTGATTGACGGAGGGATGGTGGTGCAAACCGGGTTTCAGAGCAGTATCCTTTCCGCAGATGATTTTCTGCCGGCAGAGACCAGCCACAAGGGTGCCGAATATCGCGTTGAACGGCAGCCAACCCGGCAGGAGCTGGATGACATGCTGTTCGGCTGGCTGGTCGAAACCGGGGTTACCAGTAACTCGGTTATCTATGTGAAAGACGGCGCTACGGTTGGTATCGGAACCGGAGAACAGGATCGGGTCGGGGTCGCCGAGATTGCCCGCGACAAGGCCTACCGCAAGCTCGCCGATCGCTACGCCTTTCTGGAGCATGGCAAGCCGGTATTCGAGTTGTCCGGGCAGGAACTGCAGGAGGTTAACCAGCGGGTTGCTGCCGAGCATGGCGGACTGAAAGGCGCCGTTATGATTTCGGACGCATTCTTTCCCTTCCGCGACGGTGCCGAGGTTGGCCTGCGCGAAGGGGTAAGCGCTATTGTACAGCCAGGCGGCAGCCTGCGTGATTACGAGGTAATCCAGGCGGTAAATGAATATCAGGCCGCCATGGTGTTCACCGGACAGCGCAGCTTTCGCCATTGA
- a CDS encoding AICAR transformylase/IMP cyclohydrolase PurH: protein MNRVEVVDNNVPLRTALISVSDKTGLAELVVGLAETCPGMTVYSTGGTYRGIEQTITEHGLQDRLTLTQVSAYTGQPEMQGGLVKTLDFRIYLGLLSETYNAAHRQDLQRTGAEVFDLTVVNLYPFTAAAAAEGATLEDARANIDIGGPTMIRASAKNYLRVTAVCRPNDYPELLQQLRTNNGATRLDFRYRMARAAFTHTAEYDTAIAQHLQHTELDESLYRYGTTSGE from the coding sequence ATGAACAGAGTAGAGGTTGTAGACAACAATGTGCCGCTGCGCACCGCGCTGATCAGTGTCAGCGATAAAACCGGGCTGGCTGAACTGGTTGTGGGACTGGCGGAAACCTGCCCCGGAATGACGGTGTACTCAACCGGCGGCACCTATCGGGGTATCGAGCAGACCATTACCGAACACGGGTTGCAGGATCGTTTGACCCTGACCCAGGTGTCGGCATATACCGGGCAGCCGGAGATGCAGGGCGGCCTGGTAAAGACACTGGATTTTCGCATCTATCTCGGCCTGCTTTCAGAAACCTATAACGCTGCACATCGCCAGGATCTGCAGCGAACCGGGGCGGAGGTGTTCGATCTGACCGTTGTCAATCTGTATCCCTTTACAGCCGCTGCCGCAGCCGAAGGCGCCACCCTGGAGGATGCGCGCGCCAACATTGACATTGGCGGCCCCACTATGATCCGCGCCTCTGCCAAAAACTACCTCAGGGTTACCGCTGTCTGTCGTCCGAACGATTATCCCGAGCTGCTGCAGCAGCTGCGCACAAACAATGGTGCGACCCGACTGGACTTTCGCTATCGGATGGCTCGGGCTGCATTTACGCATACCGCCGAGTACGATACCGCCATTGCACAGCACCTGCAGCACACCGAACTGGATGAAAGCCTGTATCGCTACGGCACCACCTCAGGAGAGTAG
- the folE2 gene encoding GTP cyclohydrolase FolE2 — MSPDTPSRTGFEVQDIQNEPDNRGIAIGKVGVSRLRYPLIWHESDGSSFTAQGEFRLSASLDAHHRGTHMSRFVEQLHLLHHSLGLQQWYEFPCQLARVLNASRADAAVAFSLFREIAAPNTGKVGMQAVEVGLDAHWQSDGQHWLELELALPIATVCPCSREISERGAHNQRGLVTVRGRILPELIARVSLLQLIQRFEGCASVPLYPVLKRTDEKLVTEQGYDQAKFVEDVVRDVVLAARDCRLYRSFRVEVENQESIHTHNAFAIVEEENA; from the coding sequence ATGTCCCCTGACACCCCATCACGTACCGGTTTTGAGGTACAGGATATCCAGAATGAACCGGACAACCGTGGCATAGCCATCGGTAAGGTCGGGGTGAGCCGCTTGCGGTACCCGCTGATCTGGCACGAGTCCGACGGCAGCAGCTTTACCGCCCAGGGGGAGTTTCGCCTCAGCGCTTCGCTGGATGCCCACCACCGCGGTACCCATATGAGCCGGTTTGTCGAGCAGCTGCACCTCCTGCACCACAGCCTGGGACTGCAGCAGTGGTATGAATTCCCCTGTCAGCTGGCCAGGGTGCTGAATGCATCGCGTGCTGATGCAGCGGTCGCGTTTTCCTTGTTCCGGGAGATAGCTGCCCCCAACACCGGAAAAGTCGGAATGCAGGCAGTCGAGGTTGGCCTTGATGCCCATTGGCAGAGCGACGGTCAGCACTGGCTGGAGCTGGAACTTGCGCTGCCGATCGCCACGGTATGTCCATGCTCACGGGAGATCAGCGAGCGAGGCGCGCATAATCAGCGTGGCCTGGTGACGGTACGTGGCCGGATTCTACCGGAATTGATCGCCCGGGTGTCGCTGTTGCAGCTGATACAGCGTTTTGAAGGCTGTGCCTCGGTGCCGCTGTATCCGGTGCTCAAGCGAACCGACGAGAAGCTGGTTACCGAACAAGGCTATGATCAGGCAAAGTTTGTCGAAGATGTTGTACGAGATGTTGTGCTGGCTGCTCGCGACTGCAGGTTGTATCGGTCATTCCGTGTCGAGGTCGAGAATCAGGAAAGTATTCATACACACAACGCGTTTGCTATAGTCGAGGAGGAGAATGCATGA